Genomic DNA from Candidatus Kryptobacter tengchongensis:
AAATTTAACCTAAATTTTTCATTCGTAATCTCTATTACAGATACAGGACCCGATGCGATTATCCTTGAATCTGGAACTTTGTTAAGTTCAATAAATCTAAATCTTCTCTCATCAAAAAAGCGATACCCAATGGAAAATTTTGCACTTTTGTTTAACGAGTAATTTAATTTGAAGTTATATTCGTTCGTCCTTATAAAGATGGTTGGTTTCTCTTTAAATTCTTTCCACTTCAACCTTCCGCTTTCGGAAAAAATAATCTGCAAATTTCCATCAAAACTCAACCTTCCCAAAATTGGGAAAAAAATTGAATCGTTAAGATAAAACTGTCTAAAAACATAACTTTTAACTGTTGAGGCAACCGACTCAAAATCATAAACCGTATAATTTGCAAGCACGGAAAAACTCGCCCTGTTTTTCAAATATCCGCTTTCAAAAATAACCGAAGGAGAAAGTTTTATTATCCTGTTCCAGTTATTATTAATACTTCTTGTCGCAAAAATATAAATAAGATGCTGACTGTTAAGGTCAAGTGGGATCTCCATTTGAACTTCATTTGAAACTTTCAACTTAAAAAAAATTCTAACAATTTGAAGCAATTCATCTCTATCGTCATCGTTAAGATTGCTTGGCGTATCATATCTAAAAAGGGAAACGTAAAACATACTTCCAACTGTTAATCTTTTTGAGATATCAAACGAAATTTCTCCATTTATGATCCTTCTTAAACTCTTATTGTTCTTCTGCTCTTCGTTTTGTTTTATTCTTAAAAATAAGGTTTCGGTTGTAAGCTCATGCTTTTGCGGGGAATGAATCTCATTTCGCTCCGAATAGCCGATTTCAAACCTCGTCTTTAACCTTTCCGTTTCATAAGATAATCCAGCGCCTGCGTTCAGGGTAAATTCACTAATCTTTGAATCGTAAAGTGAGGATGTTTTATATCGTATAATTTTCCCTATGTTTCTGTTGCTCAAAACAAAATTTAAATTTAAAATTAACCTGTCCAGCAATGGATAACCCAAAGACATAGATCCAGACATCGTTTTTTCATCTCTTCCTTCAATGTTAAAATTAATGTTATAAATTTTTCGCAAATTCGTATCAGCGTAAAAATAAAAATCACGCCTCACATGTTTGGCAAGAAATTCAACTTTACTCTCAACATTAGGTGTAAACATTCGCCATATTGTTAAATTCAACGCAGACAAGACATTTTTTCTTGGATTTATAAAGTCCTCATAATGGTTTAGATTTGCCTTAAAATGGTAGTCTGAAAAAATAAAATCAGATGTATCGGAAGAAATTTTGTAAACCCAACCCTTGTCCCTCTGACCCATCTGATAATCAATTTTGTATCCACCAAGAAAGTGAAAGCCAAATTTTGAAGATGCTTGAAACTTTACACCAGATAAAAGTTCGCTTGATGATGCCCTGCTTAAAGCAGCGAGTTTATCATCAACGAATGAGATTGAGTTAAACAAAAATGCAGCTTTAAAGCGTTGGGAGATATATTTGTAAAAGCCAAATTTAAAATCGTTGTCATCTCGTATAAATTTTCTATCAGTTTTTATCACCATCTCTGAAAACTTTTCATAAATGTAAAGATCAAACGAATTCTTTAAGATGTGAAAATTAAATAGCCCATTCCAGTAAAAGTTTGATAGTTCACGGGTGATTTTAAATTGAAGAAAGTTTTGCGATGATAAAGACGATGTGAAAAATGTAAAAGTTATTATTTTAAGAAAGAACCTTTTCAACTATTGTTATTGTTTTTCTCTTTGTATCAATTTTTATTCTTGCTCCAATCGGCAGAGTGATTTTCTGAGGAATGTGTCCATAACTTAAATTGGACAAGATAGGGATTCCAAGATTTTTAAAATAATCCTGAAAGATTTGCTCAAGTGTTAGACTTTTTTCAGGTTCCTTTGCGACACAATCTGTAAATTGCCCAAGTATACAGCCTTTAATTTTGTTAAGTATTCCAGAATTTTTCAATTGCGAAAGATACCTGTCAATTCTATATGGTTCTTCACCGATATCTTCAATCACAAGGATTGAATTGTTAAAATCCGGTTGAAATTTAGTTCCAATTATTGACGCAATCAAAGAAAGGTTTCCACCGAGCAATGTTCCTGCAGCTTTCCCGTGATTTAAAACTTGGATATCTTGATCAATTGGATTTTTTATCTCAATTTTGCTTGATTTTGATGTCAAAATCCGCCAGAAAAATTCCTCAGCGTAAGCATCAAAATTTGAATAAATATCAACTGCGAGCATCGGACCAGAGAAAGTTATCAAGCCAGTTTTTTTAAAGATGGCAAATTGAAGCGCTGTTATATCGCTGTAGCCGACGAAAATTTTAGGGTTTTTTCTTATAGCAATGTAATTAACCTTATCAAGTATTCTCGGCGTGCCGTAGCCACCTCTTACACAAATTATCGCACGAACTTGCGGATCCAAAAACATCTCATTCAAATCCCTTGCCCTTTCATCGTCCCCAGCCGAAAGATAACCACTTCGCCCATAAATGTACTTACCTGGTTTTACTCTATAACCTAAACTTTCAAGATATGCTATACCTTTATCTATCCTTGAAAAATCATCTGGCGAACTTGCCGGGGAAATGATTCCAATTACATCTCCTTTCCTTAAAGCTGGTGGTTTTAATCTTCTCAAGTTAACTTTGAAAATTTTGTTTAGAAAGTTATTAATAAGTGAAGAGATTATGGTATCGTCCTGCCTTGCAATGTCAAAAATTTATTTATCTTGACCGTCCTTTGGTAATTCTATGACTTCAATTTTCACAAGAGCTGTACCATCGTTTATAAAACCAAGTTGTTTAGCTGCCTCATACGAAACATCAATAATTCTATTCTTTTTGAAAGGACCTCTGTCATTTATCCGCACGATTACACTTTTATTATTTGCAAGGTTTGTAACCTTAACAAGTGTTCCTATCGGTAGAGTTGGATGAGCTGCTGTGAGAGCGTTCATATCATAAGTTTCCCCACTTGTTGTGGGTCTACCGTGAAACTCCACGCCGTAGTATGATGCAACACCGACTTGAACTTTTTCGGAGTTTTTAAAGGATGTATCCTGAGTTGAATAACGAACAGCGCTCGTGCATGAATTAAACACGAATGCGGAAATTATCCCTAAAATTTTTAAAGACCTCATAAATACTTATCTAAATTTTTTCGTTTGAGAAAATTAACAACATTTCTGACATCCTGGGCTCTGTCACGTTTACAAATCAGGATGGCATCTTCTGTACTCACAACTATCAAATCTTCAACACCAATCATTGCAATAAGAGTTCTATTCCCTTCAACTAAACAATTTTTGACATCAATTAAAATCACATTTTCTGAATTTGAAGCAATGTAATTCCCATCCTTATCCTTCGGCGCAAGGTTATAAACTTCCTCCCAACTTCCAACATCGCTCCATCCAAAATTTGCTTTTATTACATAAGCACGATCTGTCTTCTCCATAACTCCGTAATCAATTGAAATTGCTCTCATCTTCCCATATGATTGTTCAAGCACCGTTTTAAAATCATCTCTCCCAATTGCCTCATCAATTTTCATAAGTTCTTCATAAATATCCGGTAAATGCGTTTTAATTTCGTCAAGTATCACATCAACTCTCCATATAAACATACCGCTGTTCCAAAGAAAATCTCCGCTATCAAGGAATTTTTGGGCTGTTTCAAGATCAGGTTTTTCAGCAAACGTTTTCACTTTATAAACTCCCTTTTTTGACATCTCACTTTCATCGTCCTCAATGAATTGAATATAACCATATCCAGTAGATGGATAAGTTGGTTGAATCCCTATGGTTATCAATCCCATAGTTTCATATGCAGATTCAATTCCAATTTTTAATGTGTTAAGAAATTTTTCAACATCGGTTATCAAGTGATCCGAAGGCAATACTACCATAACTGCATCGGGTTGATGCCTTTTTATAAACAAACTTGCAAGACCAATGCATGGTGCTGTGTTTTTGGAAAGTGGCTCAAGAATTATATTTTGGATTGGGAATTTTGGAAGAACTTGGACAAGTTCCGCAGTTTGATTCTTGTTTGAAACGATAAGTATATTTTCCTCCGGGATCAATGGGTTGATTCGCTCTATCGTTTGCTCAATTAAAGATTTTGAGGAAAGAATGTTTAAAAATTGTTTTGGTTTTCTGGCTCTGCTTTTAGGCCAAAACCTTGAACCAACTCCACCAGCCATTATCACTGCGAATGCTTTTGATGCCATGAGTTTGACCCTTTTGTTTTTAATCCCTTAAATAAATCCTTGGAACCCTTGCTGAAACATTACAGCAAATCTCGTAAGGTATTGTCCCAAGCAATTTCGCAAGTTCCCAAGCGGTTAAAGTTCCACTCCCGAATAAAATTACATCATCACCAACCTTTATTTCTGTGCTCAACCCCACATCTACCATGATTTGATCCATTGTCACAGTTCCAACAACCGGGAAAATTTTATCATTTATCTGAACCTTTCCAAGATTTGTAAGCGAGCGTCTATAACCATCCGCATATCCAATCGGTATAGTTACAATCCTTGTTTTCCCACTCGCAATAAATTTTCTCCCATAACTTATGCTTGTTCCAGGTTCAATTTCCTTTATAAAGGCAACTTTTGATTTTAAAGTCATAACAGGTTTAAGTTCAATCTTATTCAAAACCTCAAGCGATGGATGATAGCCGTAAAGCATAATTCCGGGTCTAACCATATCAAGATATGTCTCTGGCATATCAAGTATTGCTCCGGAATTTGCGCAATGCTTCAATTGAAATTCAATTCCAGCAAATTTAAGTTCCTTAATTAAATTAATGAATCTTTCAAACTGATCATAAGCAAAAGTTTTATCCTTTTCGTCCGATGTGGCAAAGTGTGTGTAAATTCCCTCAATGTAAAGATTTTTAAACTCGTTATAAATTCTTCTCACAAATTCAAATGCACTTTTATAATTTACGCCAATCCTTCCCATTCCCGTGTCAATTTTAATATGACATTTTACCTTCTTACCAAATTTTTCACATAGTGAATTGAATTTCTCTGCTTCATGAAGTGAGGTTATCGTTGCTGTTAAATCATACTTGATAAAAAGCTCCATTTGATGCTCAAATGCTGGGGTGAAGACAAGGATTGGTATGTTAATCCCATTTTTCCTTAATTCAACTCCTTCTTCTGGAATTGCAACCGCAAGATAATCAGCGCCAAGCGAAACAGCGGATTTTGATATTTCAACAGCTCCATGTCCATAGGCATTTGCTTTGACAACCGCCATTATCTTTGTTCCCCCACCGATAAGCTTTCTAACTTGGTTAAAATTAAACTCAAATGCGGAAAGATTAATCTCCGCCCTTGTCGGTCGCATCATTGTCTCCAAATTTTTTATAGAAGAAAACGACCGAAATCACCTAAATTAAAACTATACTAAAATTTCAAAGCCTCATAAAGGATAAACTCTTACAATTTGGATCTTCTCAATGAATAAACTTGGTAAAAATATATGCGGAATAATTGAAATTTTCAAAAAGTTAAAAATAAAAAACCCCGAACAAAAAAGTTCGGGGTCAGCAACCAAGTTAAGCGGGGAGGTGCTGTAATTAAGGGGCTCTGGATTATCTATTCATTTTCAAATGCTCGTAAATCTTTTCTGCAACCTTGTCAATTACATCATCAGAGTTATAAAAGCCTGCGTCAACCCTTTTCCTTATTTCTTCAATTTTCTCAATTCTTGTTAATTTATAAAGTTCCTTTGCCTCGCCCGAAATTTCAATTTTATCTTTTTTATCTCCCAACTTCTGCGCTCCTTTCCCGCTGTTTTCTTCAGGTAACGGTATTTTCCCACTTATTTCATTTATTTTCATTTTTCACCTCAAATAATTTAAAATTTTCCTGCGCTCAATGAGCTTTATTAATTCCTCCGAAATCTCTTTCATCTTTTCTCTTATATTATCGGCATTTTCAGCCTCAATCTTTAGCACTTCATCAAAAATTGTTTTAATTTCAGACCTTACCTGCTGGAAATTCGGAATTTCATTTTTTATTGCTTTAAGTTCGTTTAAAAGTTCAGCCAACCTCTCAATTTTTTGCTCACGCTGTGAAAGATAATCGGGTAACCTTTCAAATTCTTCTTTTAAAACCATCTCACGAATTAAAAGCGTTATCTTTAAAATCTCCCGAAGCTCATCAAAAATCAACTGCAAAAGTTGAGTATTTGAGCTAAATCCTTTCATTGATTATCAATCCAAGTAATTCACTTATCCTTCTTGAAATCCTTAAAAGTTCTTCGGGCGGGATCTGGCGAATTATTTCGTTTGTTTCAACATCAACAATCTTCAAAATCGTTTTCTTCGTTTCCTCGTCAATTTCAAAAGCAACTTTCGTGTTGAAAATTTGAATAAACTTATTTAACTCTTTTACTATATTTTCAATCTCTTCAACTGATACCTCACGCTTCGTTTCCTTGTCACCTTTTTCATTAATGACTGTCTTCGCTTCCCTAAATTCAGCCATGTTTTGATTGACTGGTTGTGGCGTTGATATGTCTTTTATCTCTTGTATCATGGCATAAGAATTTGTGTTAATTGCTGAATCATTGTTTGTTGCCTTGTAAAAGCGTAGTAAAGAGATTGAAGTTGCGCAAATTGTTTTCGCAAAGCCTCCGCCCTTTGATCTATCAAGCTATTTAAAGACTTTATCCTCTCATCAAGCTGTTTTATTTGTTCTTTTCCAGAATTAACTCGCTGGTCAATTACTCCGCCGATTTGAACAAATGGATTTATAAACTCCTTCAATTTAACGGCAATTCCATCAGATGAATTGAAAAGCGATTCAACTTGTGAGACATCTGTTGAAATTAACCTGTCAAGTTTTGCGCCATCAGAGATTGATAGTGTTCCATCTTGGTTTGTTTTTATCCCGATGTCACTTAAAAATCTTAAAGCACCCGTTGAAACTTGACCGCTTACTTTAAGTCTTAAATCAGTTTTCAACCTCATGAGCGTATAATCACCGCTAAAGATAGAGCGCACCCCATCAGATGTCGTTTTTGTTTTATCGTTTATGAACTTAACCAAATCGTTGTAGGCTTTGATAAAGGAATCAATTGCCTCCCTAACTTTTACCGCATCATTTTTAATTGTAATTGATACGGGAGTGTCTCCAGCATTTTGAGATTTTTTCAGTTCAATTGCAACGCCAGAGATGGCATCATTTATTTTATTTGAACTCCGAACTATTGTTATCCCATCAACGATAATTTCCGCATCAAGCAAGTTAACATCACTATAGAGATATCCACCCGATGTATCCGTTGAGGAAATTCTATTTGAAACCACATTTGAATCAAGCCCGATATTTGCGAGCAAAGTTCCAGAAATGTCAGAAAGAGTAATAGCATACTGACTCCCCGTGTTCTTGCTTTTTATAACAAGCCGTGAGGTTGAACTTGTATCATTTATAACGCTTGCACTTGCGTCAGAAATTGAAGAATTTATAGCGGTGGCAATTTTATTTAAAATTACCTTATTTGTATCTCCACTTGAAATTGAGATGTTTAAATCGGTTGAAATGCCATTTATTGTAAGTCTTATTGTTTTCGTTCCAGTTCCTTCTGTTGTCAAAATTTCCATTCCATCGCTTGAAAACTTTGAAGAGATGACTGTTTCTTCTTTGGCAAGTCGTTGAACAAAAACTGTATGATTTGCAGGAGTTGCAGATGATTCAACGCTGACTGATAAAACTGTTTGATCTGAGATATCGGCAGTTTTAACCTGAAATTTTGAGTTTGCCCCTACGATTGATAAATCTTTTACCGCTAAAAAAAGCGAGTTTAACTTTGTTTTCAACTCAAGAAATGTTGAATTTTTCGTTTGAATTAAATTTTTCTGCGTTTCAACTGGCTTAATAAGTTTATTGCCTTCCGCCTGTTTAAACATCTGTATCAAGTTATCAATCGGATTAATGACACTACTTGCGTTAAGATAAAAAGACATTTTTACCTCCTATTTTAAGTTGAAAGCCTTTGCCCAAGCATCACGAAGTTCTTTCAAAATCTCAACCGCATTATCAAAATTCCCACGCCTTATCTCATATTGACAGTAGTGGTAAAGTTTAAATAAACTCAAAGCAATTTCTTTATAATCAAAGTTAAGCGAGGCAATAAGTTCAGTTATTGCTTTATTCGCTCTTTCTGCGTCTTTTCTTTTACAGCTTATGATGGCAACATCGTAAATTTTTAGAATGAGTTCAACGGGTGAAAGGTTTAGAATTTCATTCTCTATGTATTTCTCTTGCATTTTGCTTAAAAGTTTATATTTGTTGTGCTATTTTTAAACATGATGGGGGTTGCCAAGTGTGGCAACCCCCGAGGTTAAGTGTCTATCGTCCCAGCGTCATCATCTCCATTGATTATCTAAACAATGCAAGCACTCCTTGTGGAGCAGCGTTAGCTTGAGCAAGTTGAGCGGTTGCTGTTTGCTGGAGTATCAAAAGTTTGGCGACCTCAACTTGTTCTTTGGCAATATCGGCATCAAAGATTCTGCTTGCTGCTGCTTCCGTGTTTGTCATTGAAACAATCAAATTCGCCTCTTTCACATCAAGACGATTGACAAGTGAACCAACATATTGCAACTGTTGGGTTACTGTTCTGATAGCGTTATCAACTGTTGTGATAAACGAACTTGTCAAATCGCTTGTTACAACTGCTGAAGATTTAATAAGCGTGCTATCAACAGTTATATCAAATTTAACTGTAAGCGTATCACCGCTATCGCTACCAATTTGGAAGGCTCTTCCAGTAACCCAAGCACCACCGCCAGCACCATTAAGCAATTGCATGCCGTTGAACTTAGTTTGTCTAACAATATCATCAATCTCACTCATATAATCATTGATCTGCGTCGCGATTGCCTGCAATTCATCATTGCTTAAACCACCGTTTACAGCCCTTGTCACTTGCTCTTTAATTGAGACAAGCAAATCGTTGATCTTTTGCAATCCGCCTTCCGCTATTGAGAGAACATTTTTGGCATCACCGACATTGTTGATTGCCTGAGCAAGCCCACGACTTCTTGCTTGTAATTTCTTGGCAATCGTGTAACCAGAAGGGTCATCGGAAACAGAATTGATTTTTTTGCCTGT
This window encodes:
- a CDS encoding alanine racemase — protein: MRPTRAEINLSAFEFNFNQVRKLIGGGTKIMAVVKANAYGHGAVEISKSAVSLGADYLAVAIPEEGVELRKNGINIPILVFTPAFEHQMELFIKYDLTATITSLHEAEKFNSLCEKFGKKVKCHIKIDTGMGRIGVNYKSAFEFVRRIYNEFKNLYIEGIYTHFATSDEKDKTFAYDQFERFINLIKELKFAGIEFQLKHCANSGAILDMPETYLDMVRPGIMLYGYHPSLEVLNKIELKPVMTLKSKVAFIKEIEPGTSISYGRKFIASGKTRIVTIPIGYADGYRRSLTNLGKVQINDKIFPVVGTVTMDQIMVDVGLSTEIKVGDDVILFGSGTLTAWELAKLLGTIPYEICCNVSARVPRIYLRD
- a CDS encoding mannose-1-phosphate guanylyltransferase, with the protein product MASKAFAVIMAGGVGSRFWPKSRARKPKQFLNILSSKSLIEQTIERINPLIPEENILIVSNKNQTAELVQVLPKFPIQNIILEPLSKNTAPCIGLASLFIKRHQPDAVMVVLPSDHLITDVEKFLNTLKIGIESAYETMGLITIGIQPTYPSTGYGYIQFIEDDESEMSKKGVYKVKTFAEKPDLETAQKFLDSGDFLWNSGMFIWRVDVILDEIKTHLPDIYEELMKIDEAIGRDDFKTVLEQSYGKMRAISIDYGVMEKTDRAYVIKANFGWSDVGSWEEVYNLAPKDKDGNYIASNSENVILIDVKNCLVEGNRTLIAMIGVEDLIVVSTEDAILICKRDRAQDVRNVVNFLKRKNLDKYL
- a CDS encoding rare lipoprotein A, translating into MRSLKILGIISAFVFNSCTSAVRYSTQDTSFKNSEKVQVGVASYYGVEFHGRPTTSGETYDMNALTAAHPTLPIGTLVKVTNLANNKSVIVRINDRGPFKKNRIIDVSYEAAKQLGFINDGTALVKIEVIELPKDGQDK
- a CDS encoding flagellin, encoding MAFSQGTRINTNIAAMNAYNALNDINRELGVHQLRLATGKKINSVSDDPSGYTIAKKLQARSRGLAQAINNVGDAKNVLSIAEGGLQKINDLLVSIKEQVTRAVNGGLSNDELQAIATQINDYMSEIDDIVRQTKFNGMQLLNGAGGGAWVTGRAFQIGSDSGDTLTVKFDITVDSTLIKSSAVVTSDLTSSFITTVDNAIRTVTQQLQYVGSLVNRLDVKEANLIVSMTNTEAAASRIFDADIAKEQVEVAKLLILQQTATAQLAQANAAPQGVLALFR
- a CDS encoding flagellar hook-associated protein 2; the encoded protein is MSFYLNASSVINPIDNLIQMFKQAEGNKLIKPVETQKNLIQTKNSTFLELKTKLNSLFLAVKDLSIVGANSKFQVKTADISDQTVLSVSVESSATPANHTVFVQRLAKEETVISSKFSSDGMEILTTEGTGTKTIRLTINGISTDLNISISSGDTNKVILNKIATAINSSISDASASVINDTSSTSRLVIKSKNTGSQYAITLSDISGTLLANIGLDSNVVSNRISSTDTSGGYLYSDVNLLDAEIIVDGITIVRSSNKINDAISGVAIELKKSQNAGDTPVSITIKNDAVKVREAIDSFIKAYNDLVKFINDKTKTTSDGVRSIFSGDYTLMRLKTDLRLKVSGQVSTGALRFLSDIGIKTNQDGTLSISDGAKLDRLISTDVSQVESLFNSSDGIAVKLKEFINPFVQIGGVIDQRVNSGKEQIKQLDERIKSLNSLIDQRAEALRKQFAQLQSLYYAFTRQQTMIQQLTQILMP
- a CDS encoding negative regulator of flagellin synthesis FlgM, with amino-acid sequence MKINEISGKIPLPEENSGKGAQKLGDKKDKIEISGEAKELYKLTRIEKIEEIRKRVDAGFYNSDDVIDKVAEKIYEHLKMNR
- a CDS encoding flagellar protein FliS, encoding MQEKYIENEILNLSPVELILKIYDVAIISCKRKDAERANKAITELIASLNFDYKEIALSLFKLYHYCQYEIRRGNFDNAVEILKELRDAWAKAFNLK
- a CDS encoding flagellar protein FlaG, whose translation is MIQEIKDISTPQPVNQNMAEFREAKTVINEKGDKETKREVSVEEIENIVKELNKFIQIFNTKVAFEIDEETKKTILKIVDVETNEIIRQIPPEELLRISRRISELLGLIINERI
- a CDS encoding muramoyltetrapeptide carboxypeptidase, which gives rise to MRRLKPPALRKGDVIGIISPASSPDDFSRIDKGIAYLESLGYRVKPGKYIYGRSGYLSAGDDERARDLNEMFLDPQVRAIICVRGGYGTPRILDKVNYIAIRKNPKIFVGYSDITALQFAIFKKTGLITFSGPMLAVDIYSNFDAYAEEFFWRILTSKSSKIEIKNPIDQDIQVLNHGKAAGTLLGGNLSLIASIIGTKFQPDFNNSILVIEDIGEEPYRIDRYLSQLKNSGILNKIKGCILGQFTDCVAKEPEKSLTLEQIFQDYFKNLGIPILSNLSYGHIPQKITLPIGARIKIDTKRKTITIVEKVLS